The segment TAACAATTCATTAACAGTGTTAACACTAAGtatcataataaaacatatattgatAGTTCATGTACCACAttcgatattttataaaaattacatGTACCATAATAAAACACATATTAATAGTTCAGTACCACATTAGACATTTTATAAAAGTACCGTTACAAAATGTGATATTATCTCTTACAAGTATTTGATGAGTAGGTATATAAGGACAAGCAGAACCACAATTCCAATGACAGCTACAAGCATGCACATACACGACCATCCGCCATTGATGTGCTTGTTCATAATTCCCATGTTTTTCAGCACTCTCTGAtacaacaaagaaaagaaaacacaATACAAAATTAAAACTCTAAACAACCCAAAATTCTTCCGAACTGGAAATGATCCGAAAATTTTAAAGGTAAACTACATTAGCAGTCAcctaattattaataaatttattttttggctattcgattatgaaatgatatttttgtatattttcgatgaagatttgtttttttttttttttagttttttaggTGAAAAGGtcgcaaaggaaaaaaaaaagagatcaaaTTACACAATGCGGAAGTGTTGAGGATTAACTTTTTTGGAATCAAAACTAAATTGACACAACGTATAATGTTGAGGTTGAAGTTGCTACTATGCTAATTTTAAAAGCTGTCAATGTCATCTTTCCCTTAATTATTTAACTGTCGgtgatcaaaaaagaaaaaatcgaATAATTGGATGACCATTTTGTCGAGTGATCAAAAAAGAAACTTATCAATAGTGAAGTGTTTTACCTGTAGGTGAGAATCGGTGACATCGACATGTTGGCCGAGGTCATCCTGCAGAAGAGAGCGGAAGATAATGTAATGTTCGTCGAGGATGAATTGAAGGCTCTCAATAAGACTATCGGAGAAAATACAAAAACATACAATTAGTGTGGTATGCAGATCAAGTTCTTCGCTGACCGCTAATGCGATGTGCTTCGTGCTTACGAGCGTTTCCTCCAACTTCTCGAGACCCTCATCTTGCTCTGCTCGTAAACACACTATCAAAAGTCGGAGCAATTTCACGAAGCTAGTATGAAGTAAAGGAACTTGCCTTTCATTATTTGTCGTTGAAGACCGATAAGGCCGGAGTTATCCAAACCGATTGTTCTACTCATAGTATCTGGCTTAGTTTCTGTCCCTAGTAAGCTGTCTCTATTAGCAAGGTTCGACATGTTGAATGCCGAAGCCATTTGATTCGATTTTGATCTCAAATTCGTGACCATGTCTTTGCGTCGATTCATCTCCTTATCTGTTCTGTAACCAACGTATCAAGCATCAACAAATAGTCGAAACTGGTTTATCGAACCTCAAAAGTACCAGTGTCTTATACATACCCTTGAAGACATATATGATCAAAAAACACTAATCCAACATCAAAGCCAATTTATAGTTCATGATAAAGGCCATTCGAGTACCCCGATGGAACATCGAAGTACCTAtcatataaacaccctagaagacaTATACGATCGAAAAACACTAAATCCAACATCAATTCACTTCAACTAAGGTGACTTACAATGGCTTCCCAGTAGGTTTAGACATGAGGGATTGCAGTCCATTGAGTCGAGTCCCTAAGATCGTAATCTTCCTTCGAATAGCTGAAGCGTGACGCTGCGTTTCCGGTCCAGACGAAGGCAAGGAACCCTTGCCGGATATCATGCCATTGATATCGTCTGCAATTTTTATTGCCTCGTTGTATTCTTTTATCCATGTATCTGAAGGAGATGCCATTAAAACCTTAAACAATAACAATAACCAAATCAATAGACTGATTCTTAAGGACCTAATATCTAATGATTATAAAGAGCATAACACTAATACAACTGAATCATCAGTAATACAATGAAAGAAGAACAGATAAGAACTGACTTAAGCTACATTTTTAGctttaaaatttaacaaaaaaaacacTTGATTGAAAACCCATTAAGAAATGAAATTTTTTCAGAAAAACCCATACcataaaaatgttagaaaatgATTGAAATTagctgatttttttttaattgaaatttgGAATGATGAATTGGGGAATGAAACGAAAGCTAAGCGACAGAGGCCATGGCGACATTAACAAAAGGCCAGTCCAGGAACTATttgctttccatttctttttctcaattaaataattttagatgtttaattattagtttcagattagatattataaaaaaaatcgaAACTTTAGATTATGAAACCAATGAGCTTAATTATTTGAAATTCCAAGTATTACCCATCAAAGTTTAGAAGAATATTCcgaaaatagataaaaatatcaTTGAGATTTTTGTATTGCAAGTCGGAttgtattttatttcatttattcaaaaagtAGGCAAATTAGTCTATATACATTAGattaaaaattgattttctttgttaaaaaattcatttgtttctattgttaaaaattggtGTGACTGACAGAATAACCAAATAGTTATACATGGCATGCCACGAGTACTTCCTGCTGACTCACAATGCCcaatttttaataatagaaatggatgaaatttttaatagaaggatcagtttgtttttttatttaacaCATAAtgactaatttgcatattttttgAGTGGAAGGGACAAAATGTAATCCGACTCCTAATACAAGGGcattcatggtacttttacctccGAAAATATGTGGCTCTTCTTTTACACAAGGATTTGCTTCAATTCTTTTTGTCAACTCAACGTCATTCATTCATCAAACTTTTCTTTTTCAGTTGAACATTTCAACATCCTTTATTTGTCTCGACGTCTGGTATGAATAGTAGACATTATTGGAACACATGTTTAATAAAATATCAAGAAACATTTAAGAAATTaaactttaaataaattaataaaatcttAGCCATAAGATAAAATCATTTTAGAGGTTTAAAAGAAATCTTAAAATCACTTGGAAACTTTTTGTCAGTGGTTGGAGGTGTCTAGAACCAAATACGAGTTTCAGGAGCTCAAAACGACCAAAACAATGCAGTGGCACTTGTTTAAGGGTAAGGTATTGGTACCTTGGCTTGGAACTATATCTTTTTAGCTACTGACTTGCATGCTCCGATGTAAAGGACATGTTCTAGAACTTGAGTTTTCCGGAGCAAAAATTGGTTGAAAAACACTCTAAATCAACTCCAAACTTCATTATATCATACCAATAAGATTCAAATCAATTTTAAAAGATGATCTAAGCTTATCTAAATTCAATTTTAAGTCATACAAATGTTCAACTCAAATCAAGAACCAAAGATTaacttaaaatatcaaaatagtcTCAAATGTCCATGGTTATACAAGCCAATATACTCATAATTACTAAGACTAGCCTAAGCCTTTATATACATGTCAAAATACTAAGAAGCAAATACAAATCCTCACTTTACAACCCTTAAACCGAGTTGGTGATGCAACCCTCCCAAGATATAGTCTTAAGCTTCTCAGAAAAGCTTTCCACCTACATATTTAAACAACTAACGCATTAAGCTCAAAGAACTTAATAAGTACACTTGAAAATTTCTTACTTAATCCTTATCTCATATTAGTgttgagcttttttttttttataagtttCGAGTCTAAGTTCGtttatatcacttatcaaatttACAAAATAAGGGTCAAAGTTCTTAAGCACAATTTCAACTATTTAGTCACTTTATACACTAGAGGAGTTTACCATTAGGTaggtttttcattcttttattgaTCAATCACTTGGGTCACCTAGTCATTAGTTCTACCAATTGCATTATGCACATATACCACTTATGCCCACATAGTCATCTATGTCATTAGACTGATAATAGGTTTGTTTGCTCTTCAGTCTTCACtaatcatttcaatatcaaattcctatttaattgtttttaacttgtaattctcAAATTTGCTCACATTTAATTCCACTTATACCCAATTATTTAttcttttcacattttaatcaagTCACTTTATTTATAGACATTTTAGCATATACCATTTTCATAAGTTCATTTATCAACAATTATAAACACTTAGCCCTACTCTAGTGGAATAGGACACGGATACTCAAGattccaaccaatcacaccataCATATTGCACTAATTGTGCATCTAACCTAACACACTAAACACATAACGAACTATGGTGCACCAAAGTGCTATTTCATAAGGCATCGTATTGTCGATCCAAAGCGCGCACACTaattcctatggcatgccaattgtacaTAAGTTCCTAACTATTCTACCAATCTTACTAGGGTAAAATTTATATTGTTGTTCTTTTATACACATCAAATCgcatgtttcattttcacacatgtacatattcatatatatatacatacacatgCTCAAAATCTCAATGCACTGCCACATTCATTTCTGGGGATGGAGCAGAACTAGTGGGATGATTTTTGTAGTTTTTCATCAACAACTCATTATTTTGTTCAACCACCTAAAGGCATGAGATTAATTCAAAGTATTTCTTAAAAATTCTTTTCATGATATTGTTGTTGCAAGAGCATATTAGAAGCGTGAAGGTTGAGAAAGTTTTCTCTAATAAATCTGCATCAGTAATTTTCTATTCACACAAATTTAATTGAGAGTTTATTTGAATAATTCAAAGTTATACTCACTGATTTGAAATCTTGTAATCTGAGGTGCATCTAATCATAATGAGCTTTAGGGAGGTTtactgtttttattttttatggtcatatctttctttcaaatcattcTACAATTCAAGTGGATGTTTTATGTTCAAATATTCAACCTTCAAGATGATAACGGAGGAAGATCATAGCTTTGGTTTTGTCTTGAGATTCCTTATTGCCTTGCACAATTGTATTTCCAACACCTTTGACATGTAAATGAATTTTAGCATCAAGTATCcatgataaataattttttttccagaTATATCAAGAGCTGCAAACTTGAGCTTTGCAATGTTTGACATAATGATCACCAAAACAAaacataacaaaattaaaaaatatttaaaaaagaattttttttaaaaatgaaagaaagagggAACCTTTCATGGTGTTGCTAAGGGCTAACgcctttttttaatataatttttgaatattttatatattttttataaatttgaataattttgaatttttatttattataaaatttttaaattttaattatattttttatttttaatatatgaccAAATTGGTATAATGTgtaaatattaaaagttaaatttattgtaactttttaaaaattaggattaaattaataaaatggtAAACATTGAGGACTAATTTTGATATTATACCAGACAACTTCAGCATTCCGTTTGGTGATAAAACTCATTTTAATGGTGGAGTGATTAAAATTGACAACTTATCTAACATGAataacaaaaataacaaaattttaaaataagtgactaaaataaaaacacGAGTAAACTCATATGGCTAAATATGTATTTAGCTTTTATATAAtctcatttattttcttttctaactaTTTTTAAAAGTCTTTTGGGTTCACTTAGACTAGTGTGGATGTTTAATTCATGATGGGTTCATCTTTGTCTTTCTTGGGGGTGGATTCTTATTGGATTTCTGAAGCTTGTTTTTTCAtggtaatatatattatttaagtgtATGATTGAGTTAAGATTACGAGTTAACTTGcgttaatttaattaagaaaattattaaaatagtcttACATATTTTAAAAGGTTATATTATTACAAGAATACTTTTGTCATTTTCTTATTTaaagaaaaatcactaaaaaatttaaatgttGAGATTTGAACTGTATTCCACAactatttataatattatattttaccatttcaaccaaaattttatttttatattttatatatttcaataGTATTATACAATTTTTCACCCATATTGTTTACTCGACATCaactcaaaaaaattattttattcacaatttaagctaattttttattttaatttcgtacatatgtgttgttattttatttttaaactttacATTTGATTGTTTATTAAAACACATGATGACAAATTTAATCTTTAACAATTACATATTTTGtcaatttgactttttttttttttttgctaaatttGACCTTCAAGAAGAACGATACCTTAACCAACATATCTTTATGTACTCCAGTTCAACCGTACTGATTATCAACCGATTTTAGACCTTTCACCAGACCGATACCTTAACCAATTTCCAGTCCAACAATCTGCCATCGAACAATGTATACTAGTCCCCAATTAAaacctctttcttttcttttttttttttaaaaaatttaaaaatcccaCTCCATGTGTACCATCATGACAGTGAAGTCAATAAAACTTGCTTAATAATACAATATTTGAGGACTGGTCTCTGTTATACCAAGAATTGAACATGAAAAAAGTAGTAAGAAAAAGGGAGCAAATGTATAAAATTTAACTCTGTTTATGAAACATTGTTCAATGTATATCCAGTTCGACATTTAACAGTTAGTAAGGAATGTTCAAAAAGCAGACAATTTCTTTAGCAACAGGGATGGATAAAAGAAATGGGCCAACTAGCCCTTTGATTAGATTAGATCGACATATAACATGAATTTTTCCCTCTAAAACcgataaaaaaaaaatatatggaAAAATGGATCATCATTTCAACAAAGAAGGGAGTTTTGGTTGTTCCTTTCtccccctcttttttttttcccggGGACAGGTAGGTCGGAGTAAGAATTTAATGGCGCCAACCTGGTTTTCCTTACGGATGATTAGAATCTGAAATCCGGATCCACATCCATTGCCCAAGCAAACTTTGCCAGAAGTGACTTGTTGAATATCTGTGAAACATCATCATACAATCAAGAAATTGAATAATGTGTCATTCTGAAAATTATAACAAACATGGTTTTACCTTCTCGATGGGAACTTCGTGCCGCTTGCACCATGCAACCGTGATTCGAGGGTCAAGGTAATTGATTTTGGATGTGCCCAATGCTACAGTTTTTAGATCCTCTTTAGTCTGCATGTCCCGTTCCATCTTCTCGATCTTTACATTTGTTTGAGCTATCTTTTTCTCTATCCTGCATAAAAAATGAATCAATGAAACGAAGTTCGATTGTAAAATTTGCATGGAAGGctttaagaaaaagaaaagggaacaaGCTATATTACGCTTCAGGGGTCAAGTTCCTCTTCTGCTTCCCATCAGCATCCTTCAATGGCGGCTTCCCTTTCTTAGCCCTGTCCAAATCAGTTTTTAGCTCTTTTACAAGACCCTACAAGCAACAAAAAAGGGTCAGTCTGATAGATATGGAATGGAAAAGCACCAAATTGTAAGGAAAAGCCAAAGTGACTATGTTGCTTCGACTCTACATTTTTCTTCAAGTACCCATGTTTGAACCCAACATATATTCATAAAAGGGTGCAGCGATATGATCCTCCGAATACATGTAAAAGCTTTGAAAATTCAACATACTTGTGTCGGACACATCTATTGTTTTCCAAGAAAATTTCTAGCGAGAGTTGTTACCTTGAGCTCATTTATTTTCTCAGTCAGCCTTGACATTTGCGCACTATGAGATTTCGAGATACTGCGCTGATGATTACAAATGATTGCAACCTGCAGGAAAAACAATCAAAATTCTAGATACAAGAAAGTTGAACATAAAATAGATTACTTCATCAGCTCAGCATCGAGCCAGAAACGGTCCTTACCTCCTTGTTTGCACGCTGATAAATTACTACTTTTTCTGCTACATCCCCATCTTTGGTTTCTTTATTTAACTGCATTGaagaaaggaaaattaataagcatgaagttaaaatttttcttttaaaaaattaatccaACATATCACACAAGTACAGATACTGTAAAATTCAACTTTCCATGCAAAGTATTGACACTCCTAATCTTGTTACTCACTACATTGAAAGCTCtcctaaatatattttatatatagttgTAATCATTACAGTCCAGTATAT is part of the Gossypium arboreum isolate Shixiya-1 chromosome 5, ASM2569848v2, whole genome shotgun sequence genome and harbors:
- the LOC108452561 gene encoding syntaxin-51-like isoform X2, coding for MASPSDTWIKEYNEAIKIADDINGMISGKGSLPSSGPETQRHASAIRRKITILGTRLNGLQSLMSKPTGKPLTDKEMNRRKDMVTNLRSKSNQMASAFNMSNLANRDSLLGTETKPDTMSRTIGLDNSGLIGLQRQIMKEQDEGLEKLEETLVSTKHIALAVSEELDLHTTLIDDLGQHVDVTDSHLQRVLKNMGIMNKHINGGWSCMCMLVAVIGIVVLLVLIYLLIKYL
- the LOC108452561 gene encoding syntaxin-51-like isoform X1, yielding MVLMASPSDTWIKEYNEAIKIADDINGMISGKGSLPSSGPETQRHASAIRRKITILGTRLNGLQSLMSKPTGKPLTDKEMNRRKDMVTNLRSKSNQMASAFNMSNLANRDSLLGTETKPDTMSRTIGLDNSGLIGLQRQIMKEQDEGLEKLEETLVSTKHIALAVSEELDLHTTLIDDLGQHVDVTDSHLQRVLKNMGIMNKHINGGWSCMCMLVAVIGIVVLLVLIYLLIKYL